Sequence from the Sulfuracidifex tepidarius genome:
CTTCCTTTTAAAGAAGCAGCTATTGGATCTGCAATGATAGCGTCTGGGATATGTGGATACGCTTATAGAGATTACATTGATATGCTTAAAAGTAACGGTAATCCTGTTTCGTTCATGAGGTTGAAGGGATGGGACGAAGTTGTTTCTTGGATAAAGACGTTGTGATAGATAAAGAAGGGAAAGGCATCTTCCAAGTCATAACGAACTATGATACAGCCAGGATGGGTTTCGTTTTCGCAATGCTGAAATATGAAAGAAATCAAAGCGGGTTGTGGAGAGGATACAGTAGAGTTCTGAAGAACTACGGGGTACATAATCTTGTTAAATTACCTCAAAAATTTGAATATCAACCATGTTTAGATGTAAGTTTTCCTATAGTCTATTCGTCAGAGATAGGAAAGCATCTAAAACCAGAAGAGGGGTTAGATAAAGTAATTAAGGGAAGAGTTAAGGAGGAGTTCTCAGATGTAATACTTTCCATAGTGGATACTGTGGGATCTAGCGGACTAGGGATCGGAGGATCTATACTTACTGGTTTATATCATGGGAACTCCGACATAGACGTAATAGTATATGGAAAGAGATCCTTAGAGGTTTACTTTTCCATGAGCCTCACGCCTGACAAGGAGTGGATCATCGAGACCTCTAGAAATTACGGAATATCATTAGAACAGGCCAGAGAGCTTTACGATCCTAGAAGAAGGGGAATTATGATGGGTAAAAAGGTCTCAGTAAACTTCGTTGATGAGAGAACCCAAAAGCTGTGTGATAACGTTTGCGTACAGAAGGGTAAAGTTAGCTTTGAAGCTTCAGTTGAAAAGGAACAAATTGAAGCTCTGTTCTATCCTTCCATAGTCAAATGCGATGGAAGCTCAGACTTGAAGATAAGTGAGATAGTTTCTTACGAAGGAATTTTTTCGTCTCTCCTATTTAATGGAGGAAGATTCCATGTTGAAGGGGTCTTGATGGAGTGCGATGACGGGAATAAGGTGATAATAGGTGACAGGAACTTTAGAGGAAATATTAGAAGAGTTATGTGAGGAGGTCTCT
This genomic interval carries:
- a CDS encoding nucleotidyltransferase domain-containing protein, whose product is MDKDVVIDKEGKGIFQVITNYDTARMGFVFAMLKYERNQSGLWRGYSRVLKNYGVHNLVKLPQKFEYQPCLDVSFPIVYSSEIGKHLKPEEGLDKVIKGRVKEEFSDVILSIVDTVGSSGLGIGGSILTGLYHGNSDIDVIVYGKRSLEVYFSMSLTPDKEWIIETSRNYGISLEQARELYDPRRRGIMMGKKVSVNFVDERTQKLCDNVCVQKGKVSFEASVEKEQIEALFYPSIVKCDGSSDLKISEIVSYEGIFSSLLFNGGRFHVEGVLMECDDGNKVIIGDRNFRGNIRRVM